In one Brassica oleracea var. oleracea cultivar TO1000 chromosome C9, BOL, whole genome shotgun sequence genomic region, the following are encoded:
- the LOC106314793 gene encoding uncharacterized protein LOC106314793, protein MDYLFWRKNSIMEPEQDRDPYPWIIWFIWKARNEKLFRGIDRDPLELFRHAESECHAWFEANEVAQAVTHDTMNEEPQAACLGNICLLDGSWTLSANFSGCGWTWRDSSGNIQLMGTKNFPRRESALHSEVEALRWALRWAMENSTCQSFGTDCKELIAMVKDPQAWPSFATELERIETLQICFPDFNITYVPRA, encoded by the coding sequence ATGGATTATCTGTTCTGGAGGAAAAATAGTATCATGGAGCCAGAGCAAGATAGGGATCCTTATCCCTGGATAATATGGTTCATTTGGAAAGCTAGAAATGAAAAACTCTTCAGAGGAATAGATAGAGATCCTCTGGAACTGTTTAGACATGCTGAGAGTGAATGCCATGCATGGTTTGAGGCTAACGAAGTGGCACAAGCTGTGACACATGACACTATGAATGAGGAACCCCAAGCCGCATGTTTGGGAAATATTTGTCTATTAGATGGATCTTGGACTCTTTCAGCTAACTTCAGTGGATGTGGATGGACATGGAGAGATAGCTCTGGGAATATTCAGCTTATGGGGACAAAAAACTTCCCTCGACGGGAATCGGCCTTGCATTCGGAGGTAGAAGCACTGCGGTGGGCGCTGCGGTGGGCGATGGAGAACTCGACCTGCCAGAGCTTTGGGACAGACTGTAAGGAACTGATTGCTATGGTTAAGGATCCCCAGGCGTGGCCAAGCTTTGCGACGGAATTGGAGAGAATAGAGACGCTACAAATCTGCTTCCCGGACTTCAACATCACTTACGTTCCACGGGCGTAG